In Octopus bimaculoides isolate UCB-OBI-ISO-001 chromosome 21, ASM119413v2, whole genome shotgun sequence, a single window of DNA contains:
- the LOC106873796 gene encoding 70 kDa neurofilament protein isoform X2, producing the protein MSDVKIKSSTSHIRRKKRTSIRSGPQIAMVTHVRSAPISLSAGVAKESSQRSVAEMKSSSEKEKRDLQGLNSKLANHLEKTRMLEAENKYLKELLNKAKVEFNVDVIKISFQEQLDELKALLEDKDKELAAVKSKNESLEEEVEDLTEQLRQVQDERDRVQAEIDGLHDEVARRIADSETSRRRTSELEKQLGDWKKRYGILEAQMGELRTNLQNETTQRLELENRVTMLEDELAFLNDVHSAECKEYEAMLSKTQKLPDFQQSWKAEIGDIIAELSEEYEAQLQSVTASMERRHAEQMQHLKAGARPEMAVQVSSENRRSRMEASDMSGQVSAYETQIANMKSRMRDLESQLEEALNGRATDAANYQSEISGLRAELEAMLKELQDLMDAKLSLELEIAAYRKLLEGEESRMTSFVSNIGGFQTEAESSLRSALGAASRMTLSRSTSGTVSIIELETEGRYIEIEDNAKFPKGATNMKNWTLIQSLDNGKSFTHKFSEGNVFSSGKTLKVWGSKHGAGQGGVTSSDVFEWGTMATPCTITLKDDKGKESAKLVIKMGM; encoded by the exons atgagtgACGTTAAGATAAAAAGCTCCACATCACACATTCGAAGGAAAAAAAGAACGTCTATTCGTTCAGGACCTCAAATTGCTATGGTAACTCATGTCCGTTCTGCACCTATTTCTCTGAGCGCTGGGGTGGCAAAAGAATCTTCCCAAAGAAGTGTTGCTGAAATGAAAAGTAGcagcgaaaaagaaaagagagacctACAAGGTTTGAATTCAAAGCTTGCCAACCACCTTGAAAAAACACGTATGCTGGAGGCTGAGAACAAATACCTTAAAGAGCTTTTAAATAAAgctaaagttgaatttaacgttgaTGTGATCAAAATCTCATTCCAAGAGCAGCTGGATGAATTAAAAGCACTCCTCGAAGACAAGGATAAGGAACTTGCAGCTGTGAAATCCAAAAACGAATCGCTTGAAGAAGAAGTTGAAGATTTGACTGAACA ACTTCGTCAAGTGCAGGACGAGAGAGACAGAGTGCAAGCCGAAATCGATGGATTACACGATGAAGTTGCCCGCCGCATTGCAGACAGCGAAACCAGCAGAAGGAGGACAAGTGAACTGGAGAAGCAACTTGGAGATTGGAAGAAGAGATATGGCATTCTTGAGGCTCAAATGGGTGAACTTAGAACG aACTTACAAAACGAAACTACTCAAAGACTGGAATTAGAAAACCGTGTAACGATGCTGGAAGATGAACTTGCTTTCCTCAATGATGTCCATAGTGCC GAATGCAAAGAATATGAAGCAATGTTATCCAAAACACAGAAGCTACCCGATTTCCAACAATCATGGAAGGCCGAAATTGGAGATATAATTGCTGAGTTAAGCGAAGAATATGAGGCTCAGTTGCAGTCAGTTACTGCGTCGATGGAACGTCGACATGCAGAACag ATGCAGCATCTGAAAGCAGGGGCCAGGCCCGAAATGGCTGTTCAGGTCTCGAGTGAAAATAGGCGTTCACGTATGGAAGCAAGCGATATGTCGGGTCAAGTAAGCGCATATGAAACTCAG ATAGCAAATATGAAAAGTAGAATGAGAGATCTAGAATCTCAACTGGAGGAAGCCCTAAACGGACGGGCAACAGATGCTGCGAATTACCAATCTGAGATTAGTGGCTTGCGTGCAGAGTTGGAGGCAATGTTGAAGGAATTACAAGACCTAATGGATGCTAAACTGTCCCTGGAATTGGAAATTGCAGCATACCGCAAACTCCTTGAAGGAGAAGAGAGcag GATGACTTCATTTGTGAGCAATATTGGTGGATTTCAAACAGAAGCTGAGAGTTCACTACGATCTGCACTCGGAGCAGCAA GCAGAATGACTCTCAGTCGCTCTACAAGTGGCACCGTATCTATCATTGAATTGGAAACCGAAGGTAGATATATTGAAATTGAAGACAACGCTAAGTTTCCAAAG ggagcaacaaacatgaaaaactgGACATTGATCCAATCTCTAGACAATGGCAAGTCCTTCACCCATAAATTTTCCGAGGGTAACGTGTTTAGTTCTGGTAAAACGCTCAAG GTTTGGGGATCTAAGCACGGTGCTGGTCAAGGGGGCGTCACATCTTCCGATGTCTTTGAATGGGGAACAATGGCCACGCCATGCACAATTACTTTGAAAGACGACAAAGGCAAG gAAAGCGCTAAACTAGTTATCAAAATGGGTATGTGA